A genomic window from Armigeres subalbatus isolate Guangzhou_Male unplaced genomic scaffold, GZ_Asu_2 Contig1855, whole genome shotgun sequence includes:
- the LOC134203445 gene encoding rhythmically expressed gene 2 protein-like, protein MMSINSRLVSKNLSRFKLVTFDVTDTLLKFSRPPEIQYAMAARHQGCQNIEEKALAGCFRTHFKRMARDYPNFGKGSPYDWRWWWRTLVMDIFRDSHRHLSEAMLSRIADQLIEDYETRDCWTKIEFADQLIDLVRAQGKQVGIISNFDPRLSYILEAMQIPTDFIVTSYDAGIQKPCREIFDFALNLCNQRVLPSEALHIGNTPQLDYIGAQRAGWASILVNVGSESQQGISLDSEINPKHVFANFREFIHVLETDELKW, encoded by the coding sequence ATGATGAGCATCAATTCACGATTGGTTTCGAAAAATCTATCCCGCTTCAAGCTGGTGACCTTCGATGTGACCGATACTCTATTGAAATTCTCCCGCCCGCCCGAGATCCAATACGCTATGGCCGCTCGCCATCAAGGGTGCCAGAACATCGAGGAAAAGGCGCTGGCTGGCTGCTTCCGGACACATTTCAAGCGAATGGCGCGAGATTACCCAAACTTTGGCAAGGGTTCGCCGTACGATTGGCGATGGTGGTGGCGAACGCTGGTCATGGACATATTTCGGGATTCCCATCGACACTTGAGCGAAGCTATGCTCAGTCGTATTGCCGACCAGCTCATAGAGGACTACGAGACTCGAGACTGCTGGACAAAGATCGAATTCGCCGATCAGTTAATCGATCTGGTACGGGCCCAGGGTAAACAGGTAGGAATTATTTCAAACTTTGATCCCAGGTTGAGCTACATTTTAGAGGCTATGCAAATACCAACCGATTTTATCGTAACGAGTTATGATGCAGGGATTCAGAAGCCCTGCCGCGAAATATTCGATTTTGCGTTGAATCTTTGCAATCAACGGGTGCTTCCGAGTGAAGCATTACACATTGGCAATACTCCTCAACTAGACTACATTGGCGCCCAACGAGCTGGCTGGGCGAGTATATTGGTTAACGTGGGAAGCGAATCTCAGCAGGGAATTTCTCTCGATTCAGAAATAAATCCAAAACATGTGTTTGCAAACTTTCGGGAATTTATTCACGTTTTAGAGACCGATGAATTGAAGTGGTAG